In Proteobacteria bacterium CG1_02_64_396, one DNA window encodes the following:
- a CDS encoding nucleoside triphosphate pyrophosphohydrolase has translation MSQPVDLTPLTEVMARLRDPETGCPWDLQQNHDSLKPYLIEEAFEVLDTLESGDIQGLKGELGDLLLQIVFHARLAEERGDFDMAGVIAAIVDKMVRRHPHVFGDNTAAGNAESHDKQWEAIKDAERGGASRLADVPRGLPALHLAAKMQKRAATLGFEFPSSLEAIHKLVEEVHEFEAEIQAREMERAEEEFGDILFAMVNVGRMLGVRPEFALRGATLRFVERFTHVEANIRQARSQGGNPDLEQMEQWWQEAKRMQRASTETSSNIEEKKP, from the coding sequence ATGAGCCAACCGGTCGACCTGACCCCCCTGACCGAGGTGATGGCTCGGCTGCGCGATCCCGAAACCGGTTGTCCCTGGGACTTGCAGCAGAATCACGACAGCCTCAAGCCCTACCTGATCGAAGAGGCCTTCGAGGTGCTCGACACCCTGGAGTCGGGCGATATACAGGGGCTTAAAGGGGAATTGGGCGATCTGTTGCTGCAAATCGTCTTCCACGCCCGGCTGGCCGAAGAACGGGGCGATTTCGACATGGCGGGGGTGATTGCCGCCATCGTCGACAAGATGGTGCGCCGTCACCCCCACGTCTTCGGCGATAACACCGCCGCCGGCAACGCCGAGAGTCACGACAAGCAGTGGGAGGCGATCAAGGATGCCGAGCGCGGCGGCGCCTCGCGGCTGGCCGACGTGCCGCGGGGCCTGCCCGCCCTGCACCTGGCCGCCAAGATGCAAAAGCGTGCCGCCACCCTCGGCTTTGAGTTCCCCTCGTCGTTGGAGGCGATCCACAAGCTGGTGGAGGAGGTGCACGAATTCGAGGCCGAGATTCAGGCCCGCGAAATGGAGCGGGCCGAAGAGGAGTTCGGCGACATCCTCTTCGCCATGGTCAACGTGGGCCGGATGCTGGGGGTGCGGCCCGAATTCGCCCTGCGCGGCGCCACCCTGCGCTTTGTCGAACGCTTCACCCATGTCGAGGCCAACATCCGACAGGCTCGCAGCCAGGGGGGCAACCCCGATCTGGAGCAGATGGAGCAGTGGTGGCAAGAGGCCAAACGAATGCAACGTGCATCAACCGAAACATCGTCCAACATCGAAGAGAAAAAACCATGA
- a CDS encoding inositol monophosphatase, producing MSLLPAAVRAARAAGAEIRRSFGERDRFDVAKKGPQDFVTSVDRKCEAIIRETLLAAYPGHAILGEEEGLKGANDAAITWVVDPLDGTTNFIHGLPIVSVSIAAVTLGKVVTGVVFDPIHDELFTAERGSGAQLNNRRLRLSPETKLRESVLATGFPFKKIELIEPYMPQFRAMLPRSIGVRRMGSAAIDLCYTAAGRFGGFWELGLAPWDIAAGTLILQEAGGFVTDLEGGSDFLRSGNVVGGAPAVHREMLEVLAQVRAGQLGQA from the coding sequence ATGAGTTTGCTGCCTGCCGCCGTCCGTGCCGCCCGCGCCGCCGGAGCCGAAATCCGCCGCTCCTTCGGCGAACGGGACCGTTTCGACGTCGCCAAGAAGGGCCCTCAGGATTTCGTCACCTCCGTCGACCGCAAATGCGAGGCGATCATCCGCGAAACCCTCCTGGCCGCTTACCCCGGCCACGCCATCCTCGGCGAAGAAGAGGGACTCAAAGGTGCCAATGACGCCGCCATCACCTGGGTGGTCGATCCCCTGGATGGCACCACCAACTTCATCCACGGCCTGCCCATCGTCTCGGTTTCGATTGCGGCGGTCACCCTGGGCAAGGTGGTGACCGGAGTGGTGTTCGATCCGATCCACGACGAGCTTTTCACCGCCGAGCGGGGCAGTGGCGCCCAGCTCAACAACCGCCGCCTTCGCCTGTCCCCCGAGACCAAACTGCGCGAATCGGTGCTGGCCACCGGCTTCCCCTTCAAGAAGATCGAGTTGATCGAGCCCTACATGCCGCAATTCCGGGCGATGCTCCCCCGCTCCATCGGGGTGCGCCGCATGGGTTCGGCCGCCATCGACCTGTGCTACACCGCCGCAGGGCGGTTTGGCGGCTTTTGGGAGTTGGGGCTCGCCCCCTGGGACATCGCCGCCGGCACCCTGATTTTGCAAGAGGCGGGTGGATTCGTGACCGACCTTGAAGGTGGCAGCGACTTTTTGCGCAGCGGCAACGTCGTCGGCGGCGCCCCCGCAGTGCACCGAGAAATGCTCGAAGTGTTGGCCCAGGTCAGGGCCGGGCAGCTCGGGCAGGCGTAA